In Acinetobacter sp. WCHAc010034, a genomic segment contains:
- a CDS encoding chorismate mutase translates to MKKEKIESLPQARAQIDAIDGALIELIAARQFYVDQAARFKRTVQDVQAPERVEEVIKKVRAAAIEQGTDPDLVESIYREMIQHFIRRELKEIRP, encoded by the coding sequence ATGAAGAAAGAAAAGATTGAATCCTTGCCGCAGGCCCGCGCGCAGATTGACGCCATTGACGGCGCCCTGATAGAGCTGATCGCTGCGCGCCAGTTTTATGTCGATCAGGCCGCGCGCTTTAAGCGCACGGTGCAGGATGTGCAGGCGCCGGAGCGGGTTGAAGAAGTGATTAAAAAAGTGCGGGCCGCGGCTATTGAACAGGGCACAGATCCGGATCTGGTCGAAAGCATCTACCGGGAAATGATTCAGCACTTTATCCGCCGTGAGCTGAAGGAAATCCGCCCCTGA
- a CDS encoding glutamine synthetase family protein, with amino-acid sequence MNMPIQNSPLTRQLPQGPALEHADADAFEQEIAQYLGKYPQTEHIDICLHDLNGHIRGKRIELNALKKLAKGCYFPLSVYAMNLEGKVVEESGLGKYIGEPDRLCLPVAGSLRPCASQPEKHAQLYLTMKAEDGSDCIHEPRNILKRLLLSLNQMGYFPMMAGEIEFYLYPQQANHGQDAHAMQCFDVDRPDQYQAVLERIESEAKKQQIALTAIVAESSANQFEINIQHSCSLLQLCDDILAMKRIVKQIAAMHGLSACFMAKPSMAAAGSGLHFHMSLLDHRRLNLFGIQNNDFPNSLMYRVIAGLIDLLPASMAVLAPNINSFRRFQFGQHVPLEASWGVNNRNAAIRLPCSDPENHRLEYRVAGADANPYLCISVILAGVLHGLTHLLKLPKAVHALQPDDPRILLPDSQPEALRLFQQHAVLRQYLGPDFVQLWAACKKQEHQSVLNKITDSELKWGL; translated from the coding sequence ATGAATATGCCGATTCAAAATTCGCCCCTGACGCGCCAGCTGCCGCAAGGCCCGGCCTTAGAGCACGCGGATGCCGATGCCTTTGAACAGGAAATTGCGCAGTATCTGGGGAAATACCCGCAGACTGAGCATATTGATATCTGCCTGCATGACCTGAATGGCCATATCCGCGGCAAGCGCATCGAGCTGAACGCCCTGAAAAAGCTGGCCAAAGGCTGCTATTTCCCGCTGTCCGTATACGCCATGAACCTTGAAGGCAAAGTAGTTGAGGAAAGCGGCCTGGGCAAATACATCGGCGAGCCTGACCGCCTGTGCCTGCCGGTTGCCGGCTCATTGCGCCCCTGCGCCAGCCAGCCGGAAAAGCATGCGCAGCTGTACCTCACCATGAAGGCGGAAGACGGTTCGGACTGCATTCATGAACCGCGGAATATCCTGAAGCGGCTGCTGCTCAGCCTGAATCAGATGGGCTATTTCCCGATGATGGCCGGTGAAATTGAATTCTACCTTTACCCGCAGCAGGCCAATCATGGGCAGGACGCGCACGCCATGCAGTGCTTTGATGTTGACCGGCCGGATCAGTATCAGGCGGTTTTAGAGCGCATTGAAAGCGAAGCGAAAAAGCAGCAGATCGCCCTTACGGCAATCGTCGCGGAAAGCTCGGCCAATCAGTTTGAAATCAATATCCAGCACAGCTGCAGCCTGCTCCAGCTCTGTGACGACATTCTGGCGATGAAAAGGATTGTGAAGCAGATCGCCGCCATGCATGGCTTAAGCGCCTGCTTTATGGCCAAGCCCAGCATGGCGGCCGCAGGCAGCGGCCTGCACTTTCATATGAGCTTGCTGGACCACCGCCGGCTCAACCTTTTCGGCATCCAGAACAACGATTTTCCCAATTCCTTAATGTACCGCGTGATTGCCGGCCTGATTGACCTGCTGCCCGCGTCCATGGCGGTGCTGGCCCCGAATATCAACTCGTTCCGGCGCTTTCAGTTCGGCCAGCATGTGCCGCTGGAAGCCAGCTGGGGCGTCAACAACCGCAATGCCGCGATCCGCCTGCCCTGCTCAGACCCGGAAAACCACCGCCTGGAATACCGCGTTGCAGGTGCGGACGCCAACCCCTACCTGTGCATCAGCGTGATTCTGGCCGGCGTGCTGCATGGCTTGACCCATCTGCTGAAGCTGCCGAAGGCCGTGCATGCGCTGCAGCCGGATGATCCGCGGATTCTGCTGCCGGACAGCCAGCCCGAAGCGCTGCGCCTGTTTCAGCAGCATGCGGTGCTCAGACAGTATTTAGGGCCGGACTTTGTGCAGCTGTGGGCCGCCTGCAAAAAGCAGGAGCACCAGTCGGTTTTAAATAAAATCACCGATTCGGAGCTGAAATGGGGACTGTAA
- the ilvD gene encoding dihydroxy-acid dehydratase — MSKDNLREHSAPVYEGIENAPARSMMRATGFQDDDFTRPFIGIASTWANVTPCNMHIDGLAREAEGGVNVAGGKGIIFNTITISDGISNGTEGMKYSLLSREIIADSIETVVGCQAYDGVIAIGGCDKNMPGCIMGLARLNRPGLFIYGGTIQPGEGHTDMISVFEAVGQHAKGEINAIQVKHIEEVALPGPGSCGGMYTANSMASAIEALGMSLPGSSAQEAVSEDKKTDCRRAGEAVMNLLRLDIKPRDIMTKAAFENAIKVLIALGGSTNGVLHLIAMAHTAGVELSLNDFERIGKDIPVLADVRPSGKYLMSELIAIGGIQPLMKRMLNAGMLDGSCLTVTGKTLAENLADVEDYPAGQQIILPFDAPIKKDSHLVVLKGNLSPTGAVAKITGKEGLFFAGPARVFEGEQGAMRGILDGEVQEGEVVVIRGVGPKGGPGMPEMLKPTSAIIGKGLGQSVALLTDGRFSGGSHGFVIGHVTPEAYEGGPIGLVKNGDKISINAETREMTWHISEAEIAARKAAWVKPQPNYRHGALAKFAKLTSGAEKGAVTDLNLDV, encoded by the coding sequence ATGAGTAAAGACAACCTCCGCGAACATTCAGCACCTGTCTATGAAGGCATTGAAAATGCGCCGGCGCGCTCCATGATGCGCGCTACAGGCTTTCAGGATGATGATTTCACCCGCCCGTTTATCGGCATTGCATCGACCTGGGCCAATGTTACGCCGTGCAATATGCATATAGACGGACTGGCGCGCGAAGCCGAAGGCGGCGTCAATGTGGCCGGCGGCAAAGGCATTATTTTCAATACCATCACCATTTCAGACGGCATTTCCAACGGCACCGAAGGCATGAAATATTCGCTGCTGAGCCGGGAAATCATCGCCGATTCGATTGAAACGGTGGTCGGCTGCCAGGCCTATGACGGCGTCATCGCGATTGGCGGCTGCGACAAGAATATGCCCGGCTGCATTATGGGCCTGGCGCGCCTGAACCGCCCGGGCCTGTTCATTTACGGCGGCACCATTCAGCCGGGCGAGGGCCATACCGACATGATTTCAGTGTTTGAAGCGGTCGGCCAGCACGCCAAAGGCGAAATCAATGCGATTCAGGTCAAGCATATTGAAGAAGTGGCGCTGCCGGGGCCGGGCTCCTGCGGCGGCATGTATACCGCGAATTCGATGGCTTCCGCCATTGAAGCCCTGGGCATGAGCCTGCCGGGTTCATCCGCGCAGGAGGCGGTGTCGGAAGATAAAAAAACCGACTGCCGGCGCGCCGGCGAAGCGGTGATGAACCTGCTGCGCCTGGACATTAAGCCGCGCGACATCATGACCAAAGCCGCCTTTGAAAACGCCATTAAAGTCTTGATCGCGCTGGGCGGCTCCACCAATGGCGTGCTGCACCTGATTGCCATGGCGCATACCGCAGGCGTTGAACTGAGCCTGAATGATTTTGAGCGCATCGGCAAGGACATTCCTGTGCTGGCGGATGTGCGCCCGTCGGGCAAATACCTGATGTCGGAGCTGATCGCGATCGGCGGCATTCAGCCTTTAATGAAGCGCATGCTGAACGCCGGCATGCTGGACGGTTCCTGCCTGACCGTGACCGGCAAGACTCTGGCGGAAAATCTGGCCGATGTGGAGGATTATCCTGCCGGCCAGCAGATTATCCTGCCTTTTGATGCGCCGATTAAAAAAGATTCGCACCTTGTGGTGCTGAAAGGCAACCTGTCGCCGACCGGCGCGGTGGCGAAAATTACCGGCAAAGAAGGCCTGTTCTTTGCCGGCCCGGCGCGGGTTTTTGAAGGCGAGCAGGGCGCGATGCGCGGCATTCTGGACGGCGAAGTGCAGGAAGGCGAAGTGGTGGTGATCCGCGGGGTCGGGCCGAAAGGCGGGCCGGGCATGCCGGAAATGCTCAAGCCGACCTCGGCGATTATCGGCAAGGGCTTGGGCCAGTCGGTGGCCCTGCTGACCGACGGGCGCTTTTCCGGCGGCAGCCACGGCTTTGTGATTGGCCATGTCACGCCGGAAGCCTATGAAGGCGGGCCGATCGGCCTGGTGAAAAACGGCGATAAAATTTCCATTAATGCCGAAACCCGCGAAATGACCTGGCATATTTCTGAGGCTGAAATCGCCGCGCGCAAGGCGGCCTGGGTCAAGCCCCAGCCGAATTACCGCCATGGCGCCTTGGCGAAGTTCGCAAAATTGACCTCAGGGGCTGAGAAAGGAGCGGTTACGGATCTGAATTTAGATGTATAA
- a CDS encoding solute carrier family 23 protein, with protein sequence MSNWFPQWRPYAGSIEARPVGTNEYLPPAQSAVLGIQHAFAMFGATVLAPFLMGFDPNLAILMSGLCTILFFFMTGGRVPSYLGSSFAFIGVVIAATGYAASGTGAPNANIALAAGGIMACGVLYAIFGLIVMATGTRWIEKLMPPVVTGAVVMIIGLNLAPVTVKGVMGNSFNMWMSLVTVLCMGSIAVFTKGLMQRLLLLLGLLLAYLLYYLVSNVMGYGAPINFAPIQQAAWFGVPQFHAPQFDFNAMLIIAPIALILVAENLGHIKAVSTMTGENLDPHIGKAFVADGVATTLSGAVGAPGMTTYGENIGVMAVTRVYSTIIFVIAGVFAVFLGLSPKFGAIIHTIPSAILTGASIVVFGLITIAGAKIWIENKVDFSKNKNLMVAAVTIILGTGDFALQFGSFNLGGIGTATFAALILNWFFSLGDKSA encoded by the coding sequence ATGTCCAATTGGTTTCCCCAATGGCGCCCTTATGCCGGCAGCATTGAAGCGCGCCCTGTAGGCACCAATGAGTACCTGCCGCCGGCGCAAAGCGCCGTGCTGGGCATACAGCACGCTTTCGCCATGTTCGGCGCCACCGTGCTAGCGCCCTTCCTGATGGGTTTTGACCCGAATCTGGCGATTTTAATGTCAGGCCTGTGCACCATCCTGTTCTTCTTTATGACCGGCGGGCGCGTGCCGAGCTACTTAGGCTCGAGCTTCGCCTTTATTGGCGTGGTGATCGCCGCCACGGGCTACGCCGCTTCTGGCACCGGCGCGCCGAACGCCAATATCGCTTTAGCCGCCGGCGGCATCATGGCCTGCGGCGTGCTGTACGCCATTTTCGGCCTGATTGTGATGGCCACGGGCACGCGCTGGATTGAAAAGCTGATGCCGCCGGTGGTGACGGGCGCCGTGGTGATGATCATCGGCCTGAACCTTGCGCCGGTTACGGTGAAAGGCGTGATGGGCAACAGCTTCAATATGTGGATGTCGCTGGTGACGGTGCTGTGCATGGGTTCGATTGCGGTCTTCACCAAAGGCCTGATGCAGCGCCTGCTGCTGCTGCTGGGCCTGCTGCTGGCCTATCTGCTGTATTACCTGGTGTCGAATGTCATGGGCTACGGCGCGCCGATCAACTTTGCGCCGATTCAGCAGGCCGCCTGGTTCGGCGTGCCGCAGTTCCATGCGCCGCAGTTTGACTTCAACGCCATGCTGATTATTGCCCCGATTGCGCTGATTCTGGTGGCGGAAAATCTGGGCCATATTAAAGCCGTCAGCACCATGACCGGCGAAAACCTTGACCCGCACATCGGCAAAGCCTTTGTGGCGGACGGCGTTGCAACCACGCTGTCAGGCGCGGTCGGCGCTCCGGGCATGACCACCTATGGCGAAAACATTGGCGTGATGGCGGTAACCCGCGTGTATTCCACCATCATCTTTGTGATTGCCGGCGTGTTTGCAGTGTTTCTGGGCCTATCGCCTAAATTCGGCGCAATCATCCATACCATTCCAAGCGCGATTTTAACCGGCGCATCGATTGTGGTCTTCGGCCTGATCACCATTGCCGGCGCGAAAATCTGGATTGAAAACAAAGTCGATTTTTCTAAAAATAAAAACCTGATGGTGGCTGCGGTAACCATTATTTTAGGCACAGGCGACTTTGCGCTGCAGTTCGGCAGCTTCAACCTCGGCGGCATTGGCACGGCGACTTTCGCTGCGCTGATTCTGAACTGGTTCTTCAGCTTAGGCGATAAATCGGCATAA
- a CDS encoding OmpA family protein, whose amino-acid sequence MKVALLCLAVLGSSLSAALAGGLQNGSYPPAAAQIDELAAALEQQRQAASGQERYQAYKGQMWLSYARHEISEGSLSSAGQQAWQQAQGIAQALQQRQPLPLATPVLSVSQVMRRDLWQQIEYFKQQGALERAPEPLAQAEVMLVWAAAEYCELGWRHAREHFQAAERAVYQVAQASATQPGAAAPAWHPEQLPALQQLNGQGCSGVNPEFWPLVADPAAAGVRLSNVVHFALDSADLSSESQKVLDQFIAVFTQYPQMQVTLLGYTDKRATERYNLALAQRRIQSVQDYLAARGIAAQRMQSEAKGAVDLQADADLRLAAAKSRRVVLQLSSGQVAVKLEPQWQDLQIESDQQKVKVN is encoded by the coding sequence ATGAAAGTAGCTTTATTATGCCTGGCCGTTCTGGGGAGCAGCCTCAGCGCAGCGCTGGCAGGCGGCCTGCAGAACGGCAGTTATCCGCCGGCTGCGGCGCAAATAGATGAGCTGGCGGCTGCACTGGAACAGCAGCGCCAAGCCGCATCGGGGCAGGAGCGTTATCAGGCCTATAAAGGCCAAATGTGGCTGAGCTATGCGCGCCATGAAATCTCTGAAGGCAGCCTGAGCAGCGCAGGGCAGCAGGCTTGGCAGCAGGCGCAAGGCATCGCTCAGGCCCTGCAGCAGCGTCAGCCTCTGCCTTTAGCGACGCCGGTATTAAGCGTTTCCCAAGTGATGCGCCGCGATTTATGGCAGCAGATTGAATATTTCAAGCAGCAGGGTGCGCTGGAGCGCGCGCCGGAGCCGCTGGCACAGGCGGAAGTCATGCTGGTGTGGGCTGCAGCGGAATACTGCGAACTTGGCTGGCGCCATGCCAGAGAGCACTTTCAGGCCGCGGAACGCGCCGTTTATCAAGTGGCGCAGGCCAGCGCCACTCAGCCCGGCGCAGCTGCGCCGGCTTGGCATCCTGAACAGCTTCCAGCGCTGCAGCAGCTGAATGGGCAGGGCTGTTCCGGCGTCAACCCGGAGTTTTGGCCTTTGGTTGCAGATCCGGCTGCGGCTGGCGTGCGCTTAAGCAACGTGGTGCATTTTGCTTTAGACAGCGCGGACTTGAGCAGTGAAAGCCAAAAAGTTTTAGACCAGTTTATTGCGGTATTCACTCAGTACCCTCAAATGCAGGTCACTTTGCTGGGCTATACCGATAAGCGCGCGACGGAGAGATACAATCTCGCGCTTGCGCAGCGCCGCATTCAGTCCGTGCAGGATTATTTGGCAGCGCGGGGCATTGCTGCGCAGCGCATGCAGTCAGAGGCGAAAGGCGCTGTGGATTTGCAGGCCGATGCAGACCTCCGGCTGGCCGCGGCCAAAAGCCGCCGGGTGGTGCTGCAGCTCAGCAGCGGTCAGGTTGCAGTAAAATTAGAACCGCAGTGGCAAGATTTACAGATAGAATCAGATCAGCAAAAAGTGAAGGTAAACTAA
- a CDS encoding DUF11 domain-containing protein, whose protein sequence is MMKQYLGHVLASSLVLAGAAEVYAADANLPPSTTRIQRSFVNLDIQKPVISSSWTYLDADPALIGTAMYVPGWRTTHSQSSNNKYPVEFWKGPGATGIADNPNRPSTTSYADNQYAELNAMESSNIYQTVCLVPDDEFSWSFDHATRDKKEETAEFFLGQLSGRSTWNGKIPLGLSPVHSTVRTWATQTSVAKVNMAAYITQAANYSFVFQAKVAGATASQGNFIDNVKINLKPAVEFSTQNGNYVENNSSSQSVPFKLVGQILSAADMPELEFKIQYDAGIPLAQRAIYGTDYVLARRSSASTVIITPDTNDGKGNITFKYRPTYNSGLDYAQGVLIQDLVIQLTDNKNIEGDKTLPLAFALTKNSGAVTTNMESCGGSNPLYSFNLTLKDDDTDLEVIKTLTAGSIPQPGNYISYTVELNNKTIVDAQNVILKDVLGKNLQTVNGITELLCEDVTAAGAPAVCPASWTAAGKLADLTGSGLNLTGGVEKNKKYKFTVKNLQVKSSDQETGGDAGHIINTATVTSTTDQNLANNTSAVRTLYAAKNDLSNNKAGAPASETGVGMFNIAQEGRTGATPLWTKTADSSGKAYFPLNIQNYGNLAQDYQLYASSTAIAPAVSSGDYSSLVKSGISPFTSGLKVEFYQADAGQCKAGISSQQISQLNVAANATGQVCAVVTAYASASAKTNIWFAIESLQSGLGDIILDAVIPQPKQRLLELANDQSAQVAVGGTYVFLHRITNYGIEDEKVSRLSLTLPNDGFLYSLFLDKNKSDALDAGDTLLVTGTEADVTGFIIQPNQSMTLFIKVEAPATAANGMSSQVKLIAVPNNAGKEIALADLSNTDLISVSPNQLQILKSQLPVASCSMTNAQAVISAAYTVQNASLKPDQCLIYRIMVKNSGSATLSNVTINDMYPAYTKQWAPANILPIIGSNGQNVTDGVNNKIEDDGSAKIKAILKELLPQQEKSLYFGIKMQ, encoded by the coding sequence ATGATGAAGCAATATTTAGGTCATGTTTTGGCGTCTTCGCTTGTGCTGGCTGGCGCTGCTGAGGTTTATGCGGCAGATGCCAATTTGCCTCCTTCAACTACGAGAATTCAGCGTAGCTTTGTCAATTTGGATATACAAAAGCCCGTAATTTCAAGTTCATGGACTTATTTAGATGCAGATCCTGCTCTTATTGGTACAGCAATGTATGTACCAGGATGGAGAACTACCCACTCGCAGAGCTCAAATAATAAGTATCCTGTTGAATTCTGGAAAGGGCCTGGGGCAACCGGCATTGCGGACAACCCTAATCGTCCATCAACAACAAGCTATGCAGATAATCAATATGCTGAACTTAATGCGATGGAGTCTTCCAACATTTATCAAACCGTCTGCCTAGTTCCTGACGATGAGTTCAGCTGGAGCTTTGACCATGCGACTCGGGATAAAAAAGAAGAAACAGCAGAGTTCTTTTTAGGCCAGTTGAGCGGCCGCAGCACATGGAATGGAAAAATTCCATTAGGACTTAGCCCTGTCCACAGCACAGTTCGTACATGGGCGACACAGACCTCAGTGGCTAAAGTAAATATGGCAGCTTATATAACTCAAGCTGCGAACTATTCATTTGTTTTTCAAGCAAAAGTTGCTGGAGCTACTGCTAGTCAAGGGAACTTCATTGATAATGTTAAAATTAACTTAAAACCAGCGGTTGAATTCTCTACGCAAAACGGCAATTATGTTGAAAATAACAGCAGTTCGCAGAGCGTTCCATTCAAGCTCGTCGGGCAGATTCTAAGCGCTGCTGACATGCCGGAATTAGAGTTTAAAATTCAGTATGATGCGGGCATACCTTTGGCGCAGCGCGCAATATATGGCACAGATTATGTGCTGGCTAGGCGTAGTAGCGCTTCGACTGTGATCATTACGCCCGATACCAATGATGGAAAAGGCAATATCACTTTTAAATATCGGCCAACCTACAATAGCGGCTTAGATTATGCGCAGGGAGTGCTGATTCAGGATTTGGTCATTCAGCTTACGGATAATAAAAATATTGAGGGGGATAAAACCTTACCTTTGGCCTTTGCATTGACGAAGAACAGCGGCGCTGTTACGACCAATATGGAATCCTGCGGCGGCAGCAATCCATTGTACAGTTTTAATTTAACGCTTAAGGATGATGATACTGATTTAGAAGTCATCAAGACATTAACCGCCGGCTCAATTCCGCAACCGGGAAATTATATAAGCTATACTGTTGAATTAAATAACAAAACAATTGTTGATGCGCAAAATGTTATCCTGAAAGATGTATTGGGCAAGAACTTGCAGACTGTTAATGGCATAACTGAACTGCTTTGCGAAGATGTAACCGCAGCGGGTGCGCCTGCAGTATGCCCTGCATCGTGGACTGCTGCCGGTAAATTAGCAGATCTGACCGGTTCTGGGCTGAACTTAACTGGCGGTGTCGAAAAGAATAAAAAATATAAATTTACGGTCAAAAATTTACAAGTCAAGTCAAGTGATCAAGAGACGGGGGGGGATGCGGGACATATTATTAATACGGCAACCGTCACATCAACCACCGATCAGAATCTTGCCAATAATACTTCTGCAGTAAGAACGCTGTATGCTGCCAAAAATGACTTGTCCAATAACAAAGCAGGCGCGCCAGCATCTGAAACCGGCGTTGGCATGTTTAATATTGCGCAGGAAGGCCGAACTGGCGCCACACCGCTATGGACTAAGACAGCAGACAGCAGCGGAAAAGCCTACTTTCCATTGAATATACAGAACTACGGCAATCTGGCGCAGGATTACCAGCTGTATGCATCGAGCACTGCAATTGCACCAGCAGTGAGCAGCGGAGACTATTCATCGCTGGTAAAAAGCGGGATCAGCCCATTTACTTCGGGCCTGAAAGTTGAATTCTATCAAGCCGACGCCGGGCAGTGCAAAGCGGGCATCAGCAGCCAGCAGATTAGCCAGCTGAATGTGGCGGCCAACGCTACCGGCCAAGTCTGTGCAGTCGTTACAGCTTATGCATCGGCAAGCGCAAAAACCAATATCTGGTTTGCCATTGAATCGCTGCAGTCCGGCTTGGGTGACATTATTTTGGACGCAGTCATTCCGCAGCCAAAGCAGCGCCTGCTGGAACTGGCCAATGATCAGTCGGCGCAGGTCGCAGTTGGCGGAACCTACGTATTCCTGCACCGCATTACCAACTACGGCATAGAAGATGAAAAGGTCAGCAGGCTGAGCCTGACGCTGCCGAATGACGGTTTCCTGTACAGCCTGTTTCTGGACAAGAACAAAAGCGATGCGCTGGATGCCGGTGATACTTTATTGGTGACTGGAACAGAAGCCGACGTTACAGGCTTCATCATTCAGCCCAATCAGTCTATGACGCTCTTCATTAAAGTTGAAGCGCCGGCCACCGCTGCCAACGGCATGAGCAGCCAGGTCAAATTGATTGCTGTGCCGAACAATGCCGGCAAAGAAATTGCGCTGGCGGACTTGAGCAATACCGACTTGATTAGCGTAAGCCCAAATCAGCTGCAGATTCTGAAGTCGCAGCTGCCTGTTGCAAGCTGCAGCATGACGAATGCTCAAGCGGTGATCAGCGCTGCCTATACAGTGCAGAATGCCAGCCTTAAGCCGGATCAATGCCTGATTTACCGGATTATGGTGAAAAATTCCGGTAGCGCCACATTAAGTAATGTGACGATCAATGATATGTATCCCGCCTATACAAAGCAGTGGGCGCCTGCCAACATCCTGCCGATTATCGGCAGCAATGGCCAAAACGTTACTGACGGCGTGAATAATAAAATTGAAGATGACGGTAGCGCCAAAATCAAAGCAATTCTGAAAGAGCTGCTGCCACAGCAGGAAAAGTCACTGTATTTTGGAATCAAAATGCAGTGA
- a CDS encoding CsgG/HfaB family protein — protein sequence MLNFPQFKRRKTASLSAVIVFSQLLAGCTGMALSNKEPASLVQGPPITDIFTPFDMALSCLKGQLRNDVSFSVGAILDQTGKDVVTNGGSGKMVTQGAGDMVQSALFQAGVSLLNRRDPRIIESEAKWGIRDPRQIQASDYYVTGSINSLDFIPGGGFDMQVGGVGPSYSQTRIMVGLDLSLTDTRSSKVVANVSLQKQIAAQDYGINAGRFAGHTLLNIQIGKGEREATNFALRQMLNLATFELLSQVIPPSTFESCRAAIPPEFGRLSLTRSSVALYKYQESRQQNAAPGKPLLEAPSDKAHASGERNKSSNSPSKDTLPPKHKESELIQNPEGDAEMSKQELIKYISMKRRGAAGKAHDGQKQDEKAEMLWDANPAVIENYWSSTQRD from the coding sequence ATGTTAAATTTCCCTCAATTCAAGCGCAGGAAAACCGCTTCGCTAAGCGCCGTGATTGTGTTCAGCCAGCTTCTGGCGGGATGCACCGGCATGGCGCTTAGCAACAAGGAGCCCGCCAGCCTGGTGCAGGGGCCGCCGATCACCGATATTTTCACGCCTTTTGACATGGCCCTATCCTGCCTGAAAGGGCAGCTGCGCAATGATGTCAGCTTCTCCGTCGGAGCGATTCTGGATCAAACCGGCAAAGACGTGGTGACCAACGGCGGCAGCGGCAAAATGGTGACGCAGGGCGCCGGAGACATGGTGCAGTCCGCGCTGTTTCAGGCCGGCGTCAGCCTGCTGAACCGGCGCGACCCGCGCATCATTGAAAGCGAAGCCAAGTGGGGCATCCGCGACCCAAGGCAGATTCAGGCGTCGGACTACTATGTCACGGGCAGCATCAACAGCCTGGACTTTATTCCCGGCGGCGGCTTTGACATGCAGGTCGGCGGCGTCGGCCCAAGCTACAGCCAGACCCGGATTATGGTCGGCCTGGATTTATCCCTGACCGACACCCGCAGCAGCAAAGTCGTCGCCAATGTTTCCCTGCAGAAGCAGATCGCCGCGCAGGACTACGGCATCAATGCAGGCCGGTTTGCCGGCCATACGCTGCTGAACATTCAGATCGGAAAGGGAGAACGCGAAGCGACCAACTTCGCCTTGCGCCAAATGCTGAATCTGGCCACCTTTGAGCTGCTCAGCCAGGTCATTCCGCCCTCGACATTTGAAAGCTGCCGCGCAGCGATCCCGCCGGAATTCGGGCGCTTAAGCCTAACGCGCAGCTCTGTCGCCCTGTACAAGTATCAGGAGAGCCGGCAGCAGAATGCAGCCCCGGGGAAGCCGCTGCTGGAAGCGCCTTCAGATAAAGCGCATGCATCCGGTGAAAGAAACAAATCATCGAACTCGCCCAGCAAAGATACCCTGCCGCCCAAGCATAAAGAATCTGAGCTGATTCAAAACCCTGAAGGCGATGCCGAAATGAGCAAGCAGGAACTGATTAAATACATCAGCATGAAGCGGCGCGGCGCTGCAGGCAAAGCGCATGACGGCCAAAAACAGGATGAAAAAGCCGAGATGCTGTGGGATGCCAATCCGGCGGTGATTGAAAACTACTGGTCATCAACGCAGCGCGATTAA